Proteins co-encoded in one Oscillospiraceae bacterium genomic window:
- a CDS encoding methylaspartate mutase subunit E — MEIKNKRLSLDEFNCLREEVLKQWPTGKDVDIEEAVEYHKNMPEERRFSKKLLDAKRDGRTLVQPRAGVPVVEEHIKLMQYLEKEGEADLLPSTIDSYTRQNRYEEAENGINESIRLNRAMLNGFPAVNHGVKKCRQVVESVNVPMQVRHGTPDARLLTEITFAGGFTSYEGGGISYNLPYCKDVPMERTIRDWQYVDRLTGLYEEMGVSINREPYGPLTGTLVPPCISHAAAIVEALLAAEQGVKNITVGYGQCGNLVQDIAAIRTLQELTDEYLLKYGYNDVCVTTVLHQWMGGFPADEAKAFGVISSGSLIAALSKATKVIVKTPHEAVGIPTMEANAEGLRCTKQVVNMLSDQTFNSNVLEDEKEIIRKETRAIVDKCFELGSGDIAVGVCRGVEAGVLDVPFAPCRVNAGKMLPCRDNDGAVRILNIGNLPFSKELIDFHKEKIEKRAVYENRKASFQMVIDDVYAIGKGRLVGRPKY; from the coding sequence ATGGAGATTAAAAACAAACGTCTTTCTTTAGATGAGTTTAACTGTCTGCGTGAGGAAGTCCTTAAACAATGGCCTACCGGGAAAGATGTTGATATAGAAGAAGCAGTAGAATATCACAAAAATATGCCTGAGGAAAGAAGATTTTCCAAAAAACTTCTTGATGCGAAACGTGACGGAAGAACTTTGGTACAGCCTCGTGCAGGTGTTCCAGTTGTGGAAGAACATATAAAACTTATGCAGTATCTTGAAAAGGAAGGAGAAGCAGATTTACTTCCTTCAACTATTGACAGTTACACAAGGCAAAACCGATACGAAGAAGCGGAAAACGGCATAAATGAATCTATTCGTTTAAATAGAGCAATGCTTAATGGTTTTCCTGCTGTTAATCATGGTGTAAAAAAATGCCGTCAGGTTGTTGAAAGTGTGAATGTACCAATGCAGGTGCGTCATGGTACTCCTGATGCAAGATTGCTTACTGAGATTACTTTTGCCGGTGGATTTACAAGTTATGAAGGGGGAGGTATTTCTTACAATCTTCCGTATTGTAAAGATGTTCCAATGGAAAGAACAATCCGTGACTGGCAATATGTTGACCGTCTGACAGGTCTTTATGAAGAAATGGGAGTGTCTATAAACCGAGAACCATACGGACCTCTTACCGGTACATTGGTTCCTCCCTGTATTTCTCATGCGGCAGCGATTGTTGAAGCACTTCTTGCAGCCGAACAGGGAGTAAAAAATATAACAGTTGGTTACGGTCAGTGTGGTAATCTTGTGCAGGATATTGCTGCTATAAGAACATTACAGGAACTGACAGATGAATATCTTTTGAAATACGGATATAACGATGTTTGTGTTACAACAGTATTGCATCAATGGATGGGCGGTTTCCCTGCCGATGAAGCAAAAGCGTTTGGTGTAATATCTTCGGGAAGTCTTATTGCTGCTTTGTCAAAAGCAACAAAAGTTATTGTTAAAACTCCTCACGAAGCAGTTGGTATTCCTACTATGGAAGCCAATGCAGAGGGCTTAAGATGCACAAAACAAGTTGTTAATATGCTTTCTGATCAGACATTTAATTCAAATGTTTTAGAGGACGAAAAGGAAATAATCAGAAAAGAAACAAGAGCAATTGTTGACAAATGCTTTGAACTTGGCAGCGGAGATATTGCAGTTGGGGTATGCAGAGGTGTTGAAGCGGGAGTTTTAGATGTTCCGTTTGCTCCTTGCCGAGTAAATGCTGGTAAAATGCTTCCTTGCCGTGATAATGATGGTGCAGTCAGAATACTGAATATAGGAAACCTTCCTTTTAGTAAGGAACTTATAGATTTCCACAAAGAAAAGATAGAAAAAAGAGCAGTTTATGAAAACAGGAAAGCATCATTCCAGATGGTAATTGATGATGTTTATGCTATTGGAAAAGGTCGTTTGGTTGGACGTCCTAAATATTAA
- a CDS encoding methylaspartate ammonia-lyase: protein MKIIDVVCSGGRTGFYFDDQRAIKQGAGHDGAFYVGTPVTDKFTAVRQAGESISVMIILEDGQVAYGDCAAVQYSGAGGRDPLFLAEEFIPVIYKYIKPELVGKEADSFRELTEMMEAISVDGKRLHTAIRYGVSQAILDAVAKAKGKMMCEIVAEEYNCEITEKPLAIFTQSGDDRYDNSDKMILKGAQVLPHALINNVETKLGKNGEKLLEYVTWLRNRILDFRMDENYSPVIHIDVYGTIGAVFGNNNYKAMADYIKTLSDAAKPFKLRIEGPMDCDSDREAQLTALSKLTKEIDDRKIDVELVADEWCNTLEDIKLFADNKAGHMVQIKTPDLGGINNTIEAVLYCKEKGIGAYQGGTCNETDRSARVCVHCAMATVPDQILAKPGMGVDEGFMIVYNEMNRILALRKAAKDRK, encoded by the coding sequence ATGAAAATTATAGATGTAGTATGTTCCGGAGGACGTACAGGGTTTTATTTTGATGACCAGCGTGCTATAAAACAAGGCGCAGGTCACGATGGTGCATTTTATGTTGGAACTCCTGTTACTGATAAATTTACTGCAGTTCGTCAGGCGGGAGAATCAATTTCAGTTATGATTATACTTGAAGACGGGCAAGTGGCATACGGAGATTGTGCCGCAGTTCAGTATTCAGGTGCAGGAGGAAGAGATCCACTTTTTTTAGCGGAAGAATTTATTCCGGTTATTTATAAATACATAAAGCCTGAACTTGTAGGCAAAGAGGCTGACAGTTTTAGAGAACTTACCGAAATGATGGAAGCAATATCAGTTGATGGAAAACGCCTTCATACTGCAATTCGCTATGGCGTTTCACAGGCTATTTTAGATGCTGTGGCAAAAGCAAAAGGTAAAATGATGTGTGAAATAGTTGCAGAAGAATATAACTGCGAAATAACTGAAAAGCCTTTAGCAATTTTCACGCAGTCAGGCGATGACCGTTATGATAATTCGGATAAAATGATTTTAAAAGGTGCTCAGGTTTTACCTCATGCTCTTATAAATAATGTGGAAACAAAATTGGGTAAAAACGGAGAAAAACTTTTAGAATATGTAACATGGCTTCGTAACAGAATACTTGATTTCCGTATGGATGAAAACTATAGTCCTGTTATTCATATAGATGTATACGGAACAATCGGGGCAGTGTTTGGTAATAATAACTATAAGGCTATGGCAGACTATATTAAGACGCTTTCTGATGCTGCAAAACCGTTTAAACTTCGTATTGAAGGTCCTATGGATTGCGACAGCGACCGTGAAGCACAACTTACAGCACTTTCTAAACTTACAAAGGAAATAGACGACCGTAAAATAGATGTTGAACTTGTTGCAGACGAATGGTGCAATACTTTGGAAGATATAAAACTTTTTGCAGATAATAAAGCAGGGCATATGGTGCAGATTAAAACTCCTGACCTTGGTGGTATAAATAATACTATTGAAGCGGTGCTTTACTGTAAAGAAAAAGGAATAGGCGCATATCAGGGTGGTACCTGTAATGAAACTGACCGAAGCGCAAGAGTATGTGTTCATTGCGCTATGGCAACCGTACCCGACCAGATTTTAGCAAAACCGGGAATGGGCGTTGACGAAGGATTTATGATTGTATATAACGAAATGAACAGAATTCTTGCATTAAGAAAAGCAGCAAAAGATCGAAAATAA
- a CDS encoding CoA ester lyase — MRRSLLFLPGNNPNMLINANCLGADAVIFDLEDAVSPNEKDAARILVRNTLKYMDFETCETIVRINSVDTDFWKKDIDVILPCKPFFILLPKVNTEKDILEVSEYIKKAEENAGFREGTVGLIALIETALGVENSYKIATATKRVKGLLLGAEDLTSDLECKRTKEGREIEYSRTRLVVAARAAGIDVYDTPFTDVNDDEGAKVDTCLAKSLGFTGKACISPRHVEIINDIFTPTKEEIEYAFEVLDAIKLAKEQGKGAISLRGKMIDAPIVARAEKVILFANELGISREE; from the coding sequence ATGAGGAGAAGTTTATTGTTTCTGCCCGGAAATAATCCTAATATGCTTATAAATGCGAACTGTCTTGGAGCAGATGCCGTTATATTTGACTTGGAGGATGCAGTTTCTCCGAACGAAAAAGATGCTGCCCGTATTTTAGTCAGAAACACCCTTAAATATATGGATTTTGAAACGTGCGAAACCATTGTACGTATAAATTCAGTTGATACTGATTTCTGGAAGAAAGATATAGATGTTATTTTACCTTGCAAACCGTTTTTTATATTACTGCCTAAAGTAAATACCGAAAAGGACATACTCGAAGTTTCAGAATATATAAAAAAAGCAGAAGAGAATGCAGGATTTAGAGAAGGTACTGTTGGGCTGATAGCCCTTATTGAAACGGCTTTGGGCGTTGAAAATTCTTATAAAATAGCAACTGCGACAAAACGTGTCAAAGGTCTTCTTTTAGGTGCTGAAGACCTTACTTCTGACCTTGAATGTAAGCGTACAAAAGAGGGAAGAGAAATTGAATATTCAAGAACAAGACTTGTTGTTGCAGCACGTGCTGCCGGTATAGATGTATATGATACGCCGTTTACTGATGTTAATGACGATGAAGGTGCAAAGGTTGATACATGCCTTGCAAAAAGTCTTGGATTTACGGGAAAGGCTTGTATTTCTCCTCGTCATGTCGAAATAATAAATGATATATTTACTCCGACTAAGGAAGAGATAGAATATGCTTTTGAAGTTTTGGATGCAATAAAACTTGCAAAAGAGCAGGGCAAAGGCGCGATTTCTTTAAGGGGTAAAATGATTGATGCTCCTATTGTAGCAAGAGCAGAGAAAGTTATTTTATTTGCAAATGAACTTGGAATTTCGAGGGAGGAGTAA
- a CDS encoding GntR family transcriptional regulator — protein MKTIYKINTELDIPIYQQLVDAICVDIKSGNLISGVQLPTVFEMTSKVGVARGTVKRAYDELERMGIVEKVQGRGTFVKYQPANSGSRKEQAMEAIDDMLDKLEGMGLSPSEINIFLNLKLRERSQEEANVKIAVVECNPENLSQMSEQLRHIDEVDLYSYTLDSIKQYPYKLNENYDLIVTTSLHSDYLESIVPDKKRIVRVALRPSARSLSHIIKLKKSEKTGIVGYSERFAGLIYNTCSMYAEEVTVEAPLIVGERSELEKYLKGKSTILLPKNYEKYFDTETVKSISAFDGSIVECNYEMDEGSVMYLETKIKKVRDSKMI, from the coding sequence ATGAAAACGATTTATAAAATAAATACGGAACTTGATATTCCTATATACCAACAACTTGTTGATGCCATTTGTGTTGATATAAAAAGTGGCAATCTTATTTCAGGTGTGCAACTTCCTACTGTTTTTGAAATGACCTCAAAAGTCGGTGTAGCAAGAGGAACGGTTAAGCGAGCTTATGACGAACTTGAAAGAATGGGAATTGTGGAAAAGGTGCAGGGGAGAGGTACTTTTGTAAAGTATCAGCCTGCAAATTCAGGGAGCAGAAAAGAGCAGGCTATGGAGGCTATTGATGATATGCTTGATAAATTGGAAGGTATGGGACTTTCCCCTTCTGAAATAAATATTTTCCTTAATCTGAAACTCCGTGAGCGTTCTCAGGAGGAAGCGAATGTAAAGATTGCGGTGGTTGAATGTAATCCTGAAAATCTGTCGCAGATGTCGGAACAGTTGAGGCACATAGATGAGGTTGATTTATATTCATATACTCTCGATAGTATAAAACAATATCCATATAAACTTAATGAAAACTACGATTTGATTGTTACCACATCGTTGCACTCGGATTATCTTGAAAGTATCGTTCCTGATAAAAAAAGAATTGTCCGTGTGGCATTGAGACCGTCTGCCCGTTCTTTATCTCATATAATTAAACTTAAAAAAAGTGAAAAGACAGGTATTGTGGGATATAGCGAACGTTTTGCCGGACTTATTTATAATACGTGCTCAATGTATGCAGAGGAAGTAACCGTAGAGGCTCCTCTTATTGTAGGTGAAAGGTCGGAACTTGAAAAATATCTTAAAGGTAAAAGTACAATACTTCTTCCGAAAAATTACGAGAAGTATTTTGATACTGAAACGGTAAAGAGCATTTCGGCTTTTGATGGCTCTATTGTAGAATGTAATTACGAGATGGACGAAGGTTCTGTTATGTATCTTGAAACGAAAATCAAAAAAGTTCGCGACTCGAAAATGATATAA
- a CDS encoding fumarate hydratase, whose amino-acid sequence MREINAEIITKTVKKLCIEANCHLTVDVKECIKKCRLNEDWDQAKEILDRIIENYEIADEKNQPVCQDTGVACVFLKIGQDVHINGDITDAVNEGVGQGYCDGYLRKSVVDDPLLRVNTGDNTPAFIYFELVPGDKIEITVAPKGFGSENMSKIAMLRPSDGIEGVKEFVIKAVEEAGPNPCPPIVVGVGIGGTFDKAALLSKKALLRPLDERNSDEFYADLEKELLDKINALGIGPQGFGGRTTALAVNIEKYPTHIAGLPVAVNINCHVTRHKTEVI is encoded by the coding sequence ATGAGAGAAATTAATGCTGAAATAATCACCAAAACGGTGAAAAAACTGTGTATTGAAGCGAATTGCCATTTAACGGTTGATGTTAAAGAGTGCATAAAAAAATGCCGTTTAAATGAAGATTGGGATCAGGCAAAAGAAATTTTAGACAGAATTATTGAGAATTACGAAATAGCAGATGAAAAAAATCAACCTGTTTGCCAGGATACAGGTGTTGCCTGTGTATTTTTAAAAATAGGTCAGGATGTACATATAAACGGTGATATTACCGATGCTGTAAATGAGGGCGTAGGACAAGGCTACTGTGATGGATATTTACGAAAAAGCGTAGTTGACGATCCTCTATTAAGAGTTAATACAGGGGATAACACGCCTGCATTTATCTATTTTGAATTGGTTCCTGGAGATAAAATTGAGATTACGGTTGCTCCAAAAGGCTTTGGTAGTGAAAATATGAGCAAAATTGCTATGCTTCGCCCGTCTGACGGAATAGAGGGTGTTAAGGAATTTGTAATTAAAGCAGTGGAAGAAGCAGGACCTAATCCTTGTCCACCTATTGTTGTAGGTGTTGGCATAGGAGGAACTTTTGACAAAGCCGCTTTGCTTTCTAAAAAAGCGCTTTTAAGACCTCTTGATGAAAGGAATAGCGACGAGTTTTATGCTGATTTGGAAAAAGAACTTTTAGATAAAATAAATGCACTTGGCATCGGGCCTCAAGGATTTGGAGGAAGAACTACAGCACTTGCAGTCAATATTGAAAAATATCCTACACATATTGCAGGACTTCCTGTTGCTGTTAATATCAATTGCCATGTTACAAGGCATAAAACGGAGGTGATATAA
- the citC gene encoding [citrate (pro-3S)-lyase] ligase has protein sequence MYIELLHSLKGEKLNKWITLIKKCNLEPDYLADVFVLIWESNQLIATAQRYENIIKCVAVDDKYRGEGITASLITELKKDAGQKGIHHLFLYTKPQNKPMFSDLFFYPVAETENVLLMEDKNNGINNFLNQFPDAKESEKNGCIVANCNPFTLGHLYLIEEACKECDNLYVFVVSEDKSMFSTKERLKMVKDGTRHLKNVTILPTGPYLISFATFPDYFLKKESNIPNIKCRLDIEIFAKYYAPKFNIKTRFVGTEPFCAVTNEYNNELKKLLPQKNITLKEIKRKEICDEPVSASKVRDLITKKDIITLKSLVPDTTLEILTNLIKTKEV, from the coding sequence ATGTATATAGAACTGTTACACTCTTTAAAAGGTGAAAAATTAAATAAATGGATAACTCTTATCAAAAAATGCAATCTCGAACCAGATTATTTGGCAGATGTATTTGTACTTATATGGGAAAGCAATCAACTTATTGCAACTGCCCAAAGATATGAAAATATTATAAAATGCGTTGCAGTAGATGATAAATACCGCGGAGAAGGTATCACTGCATCGCTTATTACTGAACTTAAAAAAGATGCAGGGCAAAAAGGAATACACCATCTTTTTTTATACACAAAACCCCAGAACAAACCGATGTTTTCCGACCTTTTCTTTTACCCCGTGGCAGAAACTGAAAATGTTCTTTTAATGGAAGATAAGAATAATGGTATAAATAATTTTTTAAATCAGTTTCCTGATGCTAAAGAAAGCGAAAAAAACGGATGCATTGTTGCAAACTGTAACCCTTTTACTTTGGGGCATCTTTATCTTATAGAAGAGGCATGTAAAGAGTGCGACAATCTTTACGTTTTTGTTGTATCGGAAGATAAAAGTATGTTTTCAACTAAGGAAAGGCTTAAAATGGTCAAAGACGGTACAAGGCATCTTAAAAATGTTACAATTCTCCCTACCGGACCATACCTTATATCTTTTGCAACCTTTCCCGACTACTTTTTAAAAAAAGAGAGTAACATTCCAAATATAAAATGCCGTCTGGATATTGAAATATTTGCAAAATATTATGCTCCTAAGTTTAATATAAAAACGCGTTTTGTGGGGACAGAACCATTCTGTGCTGTTACAAACGAATATAACAACGAGTTAAAAAAGTTACTTCCTCAAAAAAATATTACACTAAAAGAAATCAAAAGAAAAGAAATCTGTGACGAACCTGTGAGCGCCAGCAAAGTCAGAGATTTAATTACAAAAAAAGATATAATAACATTAAAATCATTAGTTCCTGATACAACACTTGAGATTTTAACTAATTTAATTAAAACAAAGGAGGTTTAA
- a CDS encoding methylaspartate mutase subunit S gives MSENKKKILVIGVIGADVHAVGNKILYHAFTEAGFDVVNLGVMVSQEEYISAAIESGADAIVVSSLYGQGELDCRGMREKCDEAGLKGIPLIVGGNIVIGKQKFSDVEKRFKEMGFDRAFPPGTPPETAIEALYELLDMDGGK, from the coding sequence ATGAGCGAAAATAAGAAAAAGATACTGGTAATAGGTGTTATCGGTGCTGATGTCCATGCAGTGGGCAATAAGATTTTGTACCATGCTTTTACGGAAGCGGGATTTGATGTTGTAAATTTAGGTGTTATGGTTTCACAAGAAGAGTATATTTCTGCAGCGATTGAATCGGGAGCAGATGCTATAGTTGTATCATCTCTTTATGGTCAGGGCGAACTTGATTGCAGGGGAATGAGAGAGAAGTGCGATGAGGCAGGCCTTAAAGGGATCCCTCTTATAGTGGGTGGAAATATTGTTATAGGCAAACAAAAATTTTCCGATGTTGAAAAACGATTTAAGGAAATGGGATTTGACCGTGCGTTTCCACCGGGAACACCTCCTGAAACCGCAATAGAAGCACTCTATGAACTTCTTGATATGGATGGTGGCAAATAA
- a CDS encoding Fe-S-containing hydro-lyase, with the protein MSVVIKTPLKREDVKKLKAGDSCLITGVIYTARDAAHKRLCELIERGEEFPFDIKNSIIYFVGPTPEKPGQAIGSCGPTTSYRMDAYSPELIKKGQTGMIGKGKRGPAVVDAMKEYGAVYFGAIGGCGALLSRCVKKAEVIAYDDLGAEAIRRLEVEDFPVIVVIDSEGNNLYETGRKNYLKTK; encoded by the coding sequence ATGTCAGTTGTGATAAAAACACCTTTAAAAAGAGAAGATGTTAAAAAACTAAAAGCAGGAGACAGTTGCCTTATTACAGGGGTAATTTACACTGCAAGAGATGCTGCTCATAAAAGACTTTGTGAACTTATAGAAAGAGGCGAAGAATTTCCTTTTGATATAAAGAATAGTATTATATATTTTGTTGGACCAACACCTGAAAAACCTGGTCAGGCTATAGGATCTTGTGGGCCTACGACATCATACCGTATGGATGCTTATAGTCCCGAACTTATTAAAAAGGGGCAGACGGGAATGATAGGTAAAGGGAAAAGAGGTCCTGCGGTTGTCGATGCGATGAAAGAGTATGGTGCAGTATATTTTGGAGCAATTGGCGGATGTGGAGCGCTTCTTTCAAGATGCGTGAAAAAAGCAGAGGTTATTGCTTATGATGATTTGGGTGCAGAAGCAATAAGAAGACTTGAAGTGGAAGATTTTCCTGTTATTGTTGTAATTGATAGCGAGGGAAATAATCTTTACGAAACAGGAAGAAAAAATTATCTTAAAACAAAATAG
- the citF gene encoding citrate lyase subunit alpha: protein MNKLVKSIKEAIKLSGLKDGMTISFHHHLRNGDYVLNMVLKEIAELGIKDITVNASSLFDTHTPIISHVENKVVTGILTDYMASGLGRAFSKGIMEKPIEFRTHGGRPSDIKNGKTPIDVAFIAAPCSDNMGNCSGKYGKSACGSLGYAFSDAMYAKKTVVITDNLVPYPLCDYSISEEYIDYVVAVQEIGDPKGIVSGTTKITRDPVGLIMASHAVKVIEASGLLKDGFSFQTGAGGASLAVAKFLKDIMIEKDVKGSFALGGITGYMVDMLNAGCFKSLLDVQCFDLTAVESIRNNPDHREISAIKYASPTAKSAVVDSLDVVILGATEIDTDFNVNVHTDSNGYIMGGSGGHSDTAAGSKLSMIIAPMQRARMPIVTDRVNCISTPGKDIDVLVTQGGIAVNPKNIELRERLESVGLPVIDIVKLKEKTEKITGKPEKLPKGNKVVAKVISRYGEVLDEIYNVL, encoded by the coding sequence ATGAATAAGTTAGTTAAATCAATAAAAGAAGCGATTAAACTTTCGGGACTTAAAGACGGTATGACCATTTCTTTTCATCATCATTTAAGAAACGGCGATTATGTACTTAATATGGTTTTAAAAGAAATTGCTGAACTTGGAATAAAGGACATAACTGTAAACGCAAGTTCCTTGTTTGATACTCACACTCCGATAATTTCACATGTTGAAAACAAAGTTGTCACAGGTATTTTGACTGATTATATGGCATCAGGGCTTGGCAGAGCATTTTCTAAAGGTATAATGGAAAAGCCGATAGAATTTCGTACTCATGGGGGACGTCCTTCAGATATAAAAAATGGGAAAACTCCGATTGATGTTGCTTTTATTGCTGCACCATGCAGTGATAATATGGGAAACTGTTCGGGAAAATATGGAAAATCTGCCTGCGGAAGTTTGGGATATGCATTTTCTGATGCTATGTATGCGAAAAAAACAGTAGTTATCACAGATAACCTTGTTCCATATCCTTTGTGCGACTATTCTATTTCAGAAGAATATATTGATTATGTAGTTGCGGTTCAAGAAATAGGTGATCCTAAAGGCATAGTTTCAGGTACAACTAAAATCACAAGAGACCCTGTTGGGCTTATTATGGCATCTCATGCAGTAAAAGTGATTGAAGCGTCAGGACTTTTAAAAGATGGTTTTTCCTTTCAGACAGGCGCCGGCGGAGCATCTTTGGCAGTTGCAAAGTTTTTAAAGGATATAATGATAGAAAAAGATGTAAAGGGTAGTTTCGCTCTTGGTGGCATTACAGGATATATGGTGGATATGCTTAATGCAGGGTGTTTCAAAAGTCTGCTTGATGTTCAGTGCTTTGACTTAACGGCTGTTGAGTCTATAAGAAATAATCCTGACCACAGGGAAATTTCCGCAATTAAGTACGCATCGCCAACTGCTAAAAGTGCTGTGGTTGACAGCCTTGATGTTGTTATCTTGGGTGCAACAGAAATTGATACTGATTTTAATGTTAATGTTCATACTGATTCAAATGGATATATTATGGGTGGTTCGGGAGGACATAGTGATACTGCTGCAGGTTCTAAACTGTCGATGATTATTGCACCTATGCAAAGAGCGAGAATGCCAATTGTTACTGATCGCGTTAATTGTATTTCCACACCCGGTAAGGATATAGATGTTCTTGTTACACAAGGCGGAATAGCAGTAAATCCAAAAAATATTGAACTTAGAGAACGCCTTGAAAGTGTAGGACTTCCTGTTATTGATATTGTAAAATTAAAAGAAAAAACAGAGAAAATAACGGGAAAACCAGAGAAACTTCCAAAAGGCAATAAAGTGGTTGCTAAAGTTATCAGCCGTTATGGAGAAGTTTTGGATGAAATATATAATGTATTGTAG
- a CDS encoding MutL protein codes for MKNVLLIDFGSTYTKLTGVDLEKEEIIGTASAYTTVETDINEGLNEGLKKLEKITGEIKYDACYACSSAAGGLRMVTSGLVPELTVEASRLATLGAGAKAVGTYSFELTDEDIEEILRLSPDIFLLVGGTDGGNKECIIHNARMLAKLKPEFPIIIAGNRTASKECQEILEGCEVYVCENVMPKFGVLNIEPAQNKIREIFLNHIIYAKGLSKVSDLLSDIMMPTPSSVLNALKLLSCGFEDEMGIGELIAVDVGGATTDVYSIADGMPEHMNTVYKGLPEPYAKRTVEGDIGMRYGAQGIVDALGINKISLLSGLSEERALELIEKLKTNTEMVPNGDTELEALDFSLASCAVDEAVNRHAGKISETYTMMGQTFVQEGKNLTKVKQIVVTGGSLIHAKKTVDIAEFAKYSKNNPASLRPYELNVRVDKKYILAAMGLLSSYYPKTALRIMKKEIKNYGD; via the coding sequence ATGAAAAATGTCTTGCTGATTGATTTTGGCAGTACATATACAAAACTTACGGGTGTAGACCTTGAGAAAGAAGAAATTATAGGCACAGCATCAGCATATACAACAGTAGAAACGGATATAAACGAAGGCTTAAATGAAGGCCTTAAAAAACTTGAGAAAATAACAGGAGAAATAAAATATGATGCCTGTTATGCTTGTTCCTCTGCTGCAGGAGGACTTCGTATGGTAACGAGTGGGCTTGTTCCCGAACTTACAGTTGAAGCATCCAGACTTGCGACACTGGGAGCAGGTGCCAAGGCGGTAGGTACATATTCTTTTGAGTTAACGGATGAAGATATAGAAGAAATTTTAAGATTAAGTCCCGATATATTTTTACTTGTCGGAGGAACTGACGGCGGCAACAAAGAATGTATTATCCATAATGCACGTATGCTTGCTAAGTTAAAACCCGAATTTCCCATTATAATAGCAGGTAATCGGACTGCATCAAAAGAGTGCCAGGAGATACTGGAAGGTTGTGAGGTTTATGTTTGTGAAAATGTAATGCCGAAATTCGGCGTACTAAATATTGAACCTGCGCAAAACAAAATAAGAGAAATATTTTTAAATCATATTATTTATGCTAAAGGATTAAGTAAGGTTTCAGATCTTCTGTCAGATATTATGATGCCTACACCGTCTTCCGTGCTTAATGCTTTGAAACTTCTGTCTTGCGGTTTTGAAGACGAAATGGGTATCGGAGAACTGATAGCAGTAGACGTGGGCGGAGCGACAACTGATGTTTATTCCATTGCAGACGGAATGCCCGAACATATGAATACAGTATACAAAGGACTTCCTGAGCCTTATGCAAAAAGAACAGTTGAAGGGGATATCGGTATGAGATACGGAGCACAGGGGATTGTAGATGCTCTGGGAATAAATAAGATATCTTTACTTTCAGGACTAAGCGAAGAAAGGGCTTTGGAATTAATAGAAAAACTTAAAACAAATACCGAGATGGTACCAAATGGGGATACGGAACTTGAAGCACTTGATTTTTCTCTTGCTTCCTGTGCGGTTGACGAGGCGGTTAACCGACATGCAGGGAAAATATCCGAAACATATACTATGATGGGTCAGACTTTTGTGCAGGAAGGCAAAAATCTTACTAAAGTGAAACAAATTGTTGTAACGGGCGGAAGCCTTATTCACGCAAAAAAAACTGTAGATATTGCCGAATTTGCCAAGTATTCAAAGAACAATCCTGCATCTTTAAGACCTTACGAATTAAATGTCAGGGTAGATAAAAAATATATTTTGGCGGCTATGGGACTTTTATCGTCCTATTATCCGAAAACCGCCTTAAGAATTATGAAAAAGGAGATAAAAAACTATGGAGATTAA
- the citD gene encoding citrate lyase acyl carrier protein yields the protein MIITKYASSGTLESSDAYVEIEPSKDGIKIEIESVVYKQFGENIKKVANEVLGDMDVKSAVVRITDKGALECVLRARIETAVLRGGEN from the coding sequence ATGATTATAACTAAATATGCATCTTCAGGCACACTTGAATCGAGTGATGCTTATGTAGAAATTGAACCGTCAAAAGATGGAATTAAAATTGAAATTGAGTCAGTTGTTTATAAACAGTTTGGAGAAAATATAAAAAAAGTTGCAAATGAAGTGCTTGGCGATATGGATGTAAAAAGCGCTGTTGTTCGTATTACTGATAAAGGCGCTTTGGAATGTGTATTGCGTGCGAGAATTGAAACTGCTGTTTTAAGAGGAGGGGAAAATTAA